TTGTAGTTATATCAAATTGTTGTCGCTTTTTCATATACTGCAAAAAGAATAAAAAGTCCACTACAAAATGCGCTTTTTTTATGTATTACGGATAGTTATATCCGTGGATGGACACTAACTAGTTGTCTCTGTGATCTCCGTGGCCTCGGTGGTAATTATGCTTTTTTATAAATTCATCACATTTTGTTATGATCATAAAAAAGAAAATTGATCCATTCTTCTGGATAGCTGTTTTTACTACTTCCACGGTGGTGGCGTTTATCCTTTTTCCCTTAATTGAAATGGTTATTCAACCGTCTTTTCACCATCTTAAGGAGGCGGCCCAAGATCCGGATGTACTTCGTTCAATCTGGTTGAGCATTTACACTGCAGGTACGGCAGCATTCATATCCTTTATTATCGGTACTCCCTTTGCCTACCTTCTCGCCAGAAAGGAATTTCCCGGGAAAAAACTGGTGGAAAGTATTGTGGATCTCCCCATAATGATCCCCCACCCGGTGGTTGGCATCGCCATTTTAGGGATCGCAGGGCAAAATCACTGGCTTGGACAAATTATCCAGCGAGTTGGAATACATATTATGGGAACGGTCACAGGAATTGTGACCGTACTTACTTTTGTGGGTCTGCCCTTTTATATCAACACGGTAAAGGCAGGATTTGAAGCAATCCCGGTACGATTGGAGAATGTGTCCAGAAGTCTCGGCGCCTCTCTCAGCGGAACATTTTTCCGTGTCACCTTTCCACTGGCGTG
This genomic window from Thermodesulfobacteriota bacterium contains:
- a CDS encoding ABC transporter permease, whose amino-acid sequence is MIIKKKIDPFFWIAVFTTSTVVAFILFPLIEMVIQPSFHHLKEAAQDPDVLRSIWLSIYTAGTAAFISFIIGTPFAYLLARKEFPGKKLVESIVDLPIMIPHPVVGIAILGIAGQNHWLGQIIQRVGIHIMGTVTGIVTVLTFVGLPFYINTVKAGFEAIPVRLENVSRSLGASLSGTFFRVTFPLAWRSMLVGIIMCCARAISEFGAVVIVAYHPMIAPVMIYERFTAYGLKYSQPVAVWLIVVCLALFLLLRIVSLPKESNA